A single Montipora foliosa isolate CH-2021 chromosome 7, ASM3666993v2, whole genome shotgun sequence DNA region contains:
- the LOC138011096 gene encoding uncharacterized protein — protein sequence MAEEIWDFSACSVLSTIDPDQLIVQVQTPAAAFETPLLQVKWSRNEVLFLLSLYKERENFFKDKKSKKKTLWEEISKEMQEKGYGYTGAQCETKFKNLKQNFTKTVDHNNVSGNDKKTCPYFEELSDIFGMTPSVKPVAVCSNRAGPVGEDLIRTSSSSGSFAEAAASSTDGRRPSLDNEETPRREVKRSRAKRAPQSKESLTDLFKEYQREQREKEEEKEKHVMEMHQQKMQRFDRLLELFEKDISK from the exons ATGGCGGAGGAAATATGGGACTTTTCAGCCTGTTCAG TTCTCTCAACAATCGACCCTGACCAGCTTATCGTTCAGGTTCAAACTCCAGCCGCCGCATTTGAAACTCCGCTATTGCAAGTTAAATGGTCAAGGAATGAAGTGCTGTTTCTTCTGTCTTTGTACAAAGAAAGGGAGaactttttcaaagacaaaaagTCAAAGAAGAAAACTTTGTGGGAGGAAATATCGAAGGAGATGCAAGAGAAAGGATATGGCTACACTGGTGCTCAATGTGAAACGAAGTTTAAGAACttaaagcaaaatttcacaaaaacagtCGATCACAACAACGTGTCGGGCAACGACAAAAAGACGTGCCCATATTTTGAAGAGCTGAGCGATATCTTTGGCATGACACCTTCTGTAAAGCCAGTGGCAGTTTGCTCCAACAGGGCTGGTCCTGTTGGTGAAGACCTCATCCGTACAAGTTCAAGTTCAGGTTCTTTTGCAGAAGCTGCAGCATCTTCTACTGATGGACGAAGACCATCACTGGACAACGAAGAAACTCCGCGCAGAGAGGTTAAAAGGTCCAGGGCCAAAAGGGCTCCTCAGAGTAAGGAGAGTCTCACTGATTTGTTCAAAGAGTACCAGCGGgaacaaagggaaaaagaagaggaaaaggaGAAACATGTCATGGAAATGCACCAGCAAAAGATGCAACGATTTGACAGGTTGCTGGAGCTATTTGAAAAGGACATTTCGAAATAA